Proteins from a single region of Streptomyces spectabilis:
- a CDS encoding class II aldolase/adducin family protein, whose translation MRTASATSATSATSTTRTARDGGQMRAPTPIPVERLQFAMPPAHDTPEDERRHRKERLAGALRVFGRLGYEDGVSGHITARDPEHPDCFWVNPFGMPFKHITVSDLVLANGAGQVVEGRHHVNQAAFAVHAEVHRARPDAVAVAHCHSVHGRALAALGELLEPITQESCAFYESHALYDAYTGVAVDAEECRRIAAALDDHKALILRNHGLLAVGGSVDAAAWWFISMERASQVQLAARAAGRPVLIDHEEAVRTRDQLGGDLVAWINYQPLWQDISRAEPDLLA comes from the coding sequence CTGCGTACGGCCAGTGCAACCAGTGCAACCAGCGCAACCAGTACGACCAGGACGGCCAGGGACGGAGGACAGATGCGGGCGCCCACACCCATACCCGTCGAGCGGCTCCAGTTCGCGATGCCCCCGGCACACGACACGCCGGAGGACGAACGGCGCCACCGCAAGGAGCGGCTCGCCGGTGCCCTGCGCGTCTTCGGCCGCCTCGGCTACGAGGACGGCGTCTCCGGCCACATCACCGCGCGCGACCCCGAACACCCCGACTGCTTCTGGGTGAACCCCTTCGGCATGCCCTTCAAGCACATCACCGTCAGCGACCTCGTCCTCGCCAACGGGGCGGGGCAGGTCGTTGAGGGGCGCCACCACGTCAACCAGGCCGCGTTCGCCGTCCATGCCGAGGTCCACCGGGCCCGGCCCGACGCCGTCGCCGTCGCACACTGCCACTCCGTGCACGGCCGCGCCCTCGCCGCCCTCGGTGAACTCCTCGAACCGATCACCCAGGAGTCCTGTGCCTTTTACGAGAGCCACGCGCTGTACGACGCCTACACCGGTGTCGCCGTGGACGCCGAGGAATGCCGCCGCATCGCCGCCGCCCTTGACGACCACAAGGCGCTCATCCTGCGCAACCACGGGCTGCTCGCCGTGGGCGGCTCCGTCGACGCCGCCGCCTGGTGGTTCATCTCCATGGAGCGCGCCAGCCAGGTCCAGCTCGCGGCCCGCGCGGCGGGGCGCCCGGTCCTCATCGACCACGAGGAGGCCGTGCGGACCCGGGACCAGCTCGGCGGCGACCTCGTGGCCTGGATCAACTACCAGCCCCTGTGGCAGGACATCAGCCGCGCCGAACCCGATCTGCTCGCCTGA
- a CDS encoding PspC domain-containing protein, with amino-acid sequence MPDAAAVPIEDERPLRKLYRSGEGRLLGGVARGLAGHLGLPVIWVRLIFIGLFTANGLGALLYAAFWFFVPLGVGGVAAQRAAMVTTETAPDGRRRLVARKPDKGQIVALLAMLAVAMVFVGSMDLGGPTKAYLWPTLLVAAGVALVWRQADNARRARWMEVGRKRRTLTIARTAAGVLLVGVGVSGIFVLRGSASDLSAALQAALAVLVGIALLAGPYLVRMTQDLSEERLMRIRAQERAEVAAHVHDSVLHTLTLIQRNADSAGEVRRLARAQERDLRAWLYKPEGTGKEEAEEPDTLAEAVRRNAAEVEDKHGVPIEVVVVGDCPLDERLTAQMQAAREAMVNAAKYGGEGGAVQVFAEVEGETVFVSVRDRGPGFDLDAVPDDRMGVRESIIGRMQRNGGAARLRTVPGGGTEVELEMERTAAT; translated from the coding sequence ATGCCCGATGCCGCAGCTGTACCCATCGAAGACGAGCGGCCGCTGCGGAAGCTCTATCGCAGCGGTGAGGGCCGCCTGCTCGGCGGGGTCGCACGCGGCCTCGCGGGCCACCTCGGGCTGCCCGTCATCTGGGTGCGGCTCATCTTCATCGGCCTCTTCACGGCCAACGGCCTGGGCGCGCTGCTGTACGCGGCGTTCTGGTTCTTCGTGCCGCTCGGCGTGGGCGGCGTCGCGGCCCAGCGCGCCGCCATGGTGACGACGGAGACGGCGCCCGACGGCCGCCGCAGACTCGTCGCCCGCAAGCCGGACAAGGGGCAGATCGTCGCGCTCCTCGCGATGCTCGCCGTCGCCATGGTCTTCGTCGGCAGCATGGACCTCGGCGGCCCGACGAAGGCGTATCTCTGGCCGACGCTGCTCGTCGCCGCCGGTGTCGCCCTCGTCTGGCGCCAGGCGGACAACGCCCGGCGGGCCCGCTGGATGGAGGTCGGCCGCAAGCGCCGCACCCTGACGATCGCCCGGACCGCGGCCGGGGTGCTCCTCGTCGGCGTCGGCGTCTCCGGCATCTTCGTGCTGCGCGGCTCCGCGTCCGACCTCAGCGCGGCCCTGCAGGCGGCCCTCGCGGTGCTCGTCGGCATAGCGCTGCTCGCGGGCCCCTATCTCGTCCGCATGACCCAGGACCTCTCCGAGGAGCGGCTGATGCGCATCCGCGCCCAGGAGCGCGCGGAGGTCGCCGCCCACGTGCACGACTCGGTGCTGCACACCCTGACGCTCATCCAGCGCAACGCGGACAGCGCCGGTGAGGTCCGCCGCCTCGCCCGCGCCCAGGAGCGCGACCTGCGCGCCTGGCTGTACAAGCCGGAGGGCACCGGCAAGGAGGAGGCGGAGGAGCCCGACACCCTCGCCGAGGCGGTCCGGCGCAATGCCGCGGAGGTCGAGGACAAGCACGGCGTCCCCATCGAGGTGGTCGTCGTCGGCGACTGCCCGCTCGACGAGCGCCTGACGGCACAGATGCAGGCCGCGAGAGAAGCGATGGTGAACGCCGCCAAGTACGGTGGCGAGGGCGGTGCGGTGCAGGTCTTCGCCGAGGTCGAGGGGGAGACGGTCTTCGTGTCCGTCCGCGACCGGGGCCCGGGCTTCGACCTGGACGCGGTACCGGACGACCGCATGGGCGTACGAGAATCGATCATCGGCCGCATGCAGCGCAACGGCGGTGCCGCGCGGTTGCGCACGGTGCCGGGCGGCGGCACGGAAGTCGAGCTGGAGATGGAGAGGACGGCGGCGACATGA
- a CDS encoding DoxX family protein: MVHGMRTDTHSGYARRNDWRDTATRYALLPLRIFLGVTFIYAGLDKLTDSAFMKESGPGSIGDQMRNIRDISAIPELVDLALKSPVGFGYAIALGELAVGIGTLIGLLARIAALGGALISLSLWLTMSWSAEPYYYGNDLAYLMAWLPLVLAGASVLSVDAWLAQRREASGLRLR, from the coding sequence ATGGTTCACGGCATGCGCACGGACACCCACAGCGGCTATGCGCGGCGGAACGACTGGCGGGACACCGCCACCCGCTACGCCCTGCTCCCGTTGAGGATCTTCCTCGGTGTCACGTTCATCTATGCGGGCCTGGACAAGCTGACCGACAGCGCCTTCATGAAGGAGAGCGGCCCCGGCTCGATCGGCGACCAGATGCGCAACATCCGCGACATCTCCGCCATCCCCGAGCTCGTCGACCTGGCCCTGAAGAGCCCCGTCGGCTTCGGCTACGCCATCGCCCTGGGCGAACTGGCCGTCGGCATCGGCACCCTGATCGGCCTGCTCGCCCGGATCGCCGCGCTCGGCGGGGCGCTGATCTCGCTCAGCCTCTGGCTGACCATGAGCTGGTCCGCCGAGCCGTACTACTACGGCAACGACCTCGCCTATCTGATGGCCTGGCTGCCTCTGGTGCTCGCCGGTGCCTCCGTCCTCTCCGTCGACGCCTGGCTCGCCCAACGCCGCGAAGCCTCCGGGCTGCGGCTGCGCTGA
- a CDS encoding C40 family peptidase, giving the protein MASHRKPRTRSPLARTAPALGITTAALTSVALLSQSANAAPSSAPARPAEPSLEEVQKKVDDLYHQAGVATQKYNSAKERTDKQRKHVDKLLDDVAERTDDLNEARRQLGSFAAAQYRTGAVSETAALMLADDPKGFFDQNHLAGRLTSRQKKAVDEYQAQQVAATKQRAKAAKNLKTLSDSRDELKSSKRTVQTKLGEARTLLSKLTTEEKARLAAIEKRKEEAARRKAAELARKQAEEERERKAEEAERRERERNRDRDRGRDEDQGSGGGSGTGSGSDTGSGSGSGSGNTDSGYAAKAEKVIAFAEKQIGKPYVWGATGPGSYDCSGLTQAAWKTAGISLPRTTWDQVKVGTKVSTSSAKRGDLVFFYDDISHVGIYIGNGKMIHAPKPGANVRVESIYYMPIHSVVRPA; this is encoded by the coding sequence TTGGCGTCGCACCGCAAGCCGCGCACCCGCTCTCCCCTGGCACGCACCGCCCCGGCCCTCGGCATCACGACGGCCGCGCTCACCTCGGTGGCGCTCCTGTCACAGAGCGCGAACGCGGCCCCCTCCTCGGCCCCGGCCAGGCCCGCGGAGCCGAGTCTCGAAGAGGTCCAGAAGAAGGTCGACGACCTCTACCACCAGGCGGGTGTGGCCACCCAGAAGTACAACTCGGCCAAGGAACGCACCGACAAGCAGCGCAAGCACGTCGACAAGCTCCTTGACGACGTCGCCGAGCGCACGGACGACCTGAACGAGGCCCGGCGGCAGCTCGGCTCGTTCGCGGCCGCCCAGTACCGCACCGGCGCCGTCTCCGAGACCGCCGCCCTGATGCTCGCCGACGACCCGAAGGGGTTCTTCGACCAGAACCACCTCGCGGGACGGCTCACCAGCCGCCAGAAGAAGGCGGTCGACGAGTACCAGGCGCAGCAGGTGGCGGCCACCAAGCAGCGCGCGAAGGCCGCGAAGAACCTGAAGACGCTCAGTGACTCCCGCGACGAGCTGAAGTCGAGCAAGCGGACCGTCCAGACCAAGCTCGGCGAGGCCCGCACGCTCCTTTCGAAGCTGACCACCGAGGAGAAGGCGCGGCTCGCCGCGATCGAGAAGCGGAAGGAGGAGGCCGCCCGGCGCAAGGCCGCCGAGCTGGCGCGCAAGCAGGCCGAGGAGGAGCGCGAACGGAAGGCCGAGGAGGCGGAGCGTCGGGAGCGCGAGCGGAACCGGGACAGGGACCGGGGCCGGGACGAGGACCAGGGCTCCGGCGGTGGCTCGGGGACGGGTTCCGGCTCCGACACCGGCTCCGGATCGGGTTCCGGTTCGGGGAACACGGACAGCGGGTACGCCGCGAAGGCCGAGAAGGTGATCGCCTTCGCCGAGAAGCAGATCGGCAAGCCCTACGTGTGGGGCGCCACCGGGCCCGGTTCGTACGACTGCTCCGGGCTCACGCAGGCCGCGTGGAAGACCGCAGGGATCTCGCTGCCCCGCACCACCTGGGACCAGGTGAAGGTCGGCACCAAGGTGTCCACGTCCAGTGCCAAACGCGGTGACCTGGTCTTCTTCTACGACGACATCAGCCACGTGGGGATCTACATAGGCAACGGCAAAATGATCCACGCCCCCAAGCCGGGCGCGAACGTGCGCGTCGAGTCGATCTACTACATGCCGATCCACAGCGTGGTCCGCCCCGCGTGA
- a CDS encoding pyridoxamine 5'-phosphate oxidase family protein yields MTCNWEAFATAEPELARTAEERFGLFTHHVLATLRKDGSPRTSGLEVRFLNGELWLGMMPGSLKALDLRRDPRCTLQANPGPGTEMSGGDVRISGRAVEVRDPETLRLYTDEVRPPDPSAFHLFRMELTEIVRTFIEDETYLVVRLWKPGQPTRTTRRT; encoded by the coding sequence ATGACATGCAACTGGGAGGCGTTCGCGACCGCGGAACCCGAGCTGGCGCGGACGGCCGAGGAGAGGTTCGGGCTGTTCACGCACCACGTCCTGGCGACGCTGCGCAAGGACGGGTCGCCGCGCACATCGGGCCTGGAAGTCCGTTTTCTGAACGGCGAGTTGTGGCTCGGGATGATGCCGGGCTCGCTCAAGGCGCTGGACCTGCGGCGCGATCCGCGGTGCACGCTCCAGGCGAACCCGGGACCCGGCACGGAGATGAGCGGCGGGGACGTGCGGATCTCCGGCCGGGCGGTGGAGGTGCGGGACCCGGAGACGCTGCGGCTGTACACGGACGAGGTGCGGCCGCCGGACCCGTCGGCGTTCCACCTGTTCCGGATGGAACTGACGGAAATCGTGCGGACGTTCATCGAGGACGAGACGTATCTGGTCGTGCGGCTGTGGAAGCCGGGGCAGCCGACGCGCACGACACGGCGGACGTGA
- a CDS encoding C40 family peptidase, whose product MAQHRKPKQRSFSGHTARTAATLALASAATATAFEGTGHAEPRLSAGEVKAKVDELYREAEVATEKYNGAKEKADRAEESLRDLRDEAARKTERLNSARQGLGSLATAQYRSGAMDPSVQLALSAEPDAFLDRAARADHAGRRQAAEVADVRRQVRELDQLRTEADDTLGDLKSRQADLKKHKKTVTGKLGEAKRLLARLTADERARLAAAERGEEAADADGAAGSDRASRADTRGTAPTGAAKAPNARAARAVSYAYKALGSPYVWGATGPNAFDCSGLTQAAYRAAGVSLPRTTYAQIDAGRRVGRSELQPGDLVFFYSGISHVGLYVGDGQMIHAPNPSAPVRLAPIDQMPFAGAARVA is encoded by the coding sequence GTGGCACAGCACCGCAAGCCGAAACAGCGCTCGTTCAGCGGCCATACGGCCCGTACCGCCGCCACCCTCGCCCTCGCGTCCGCCGCCACGGCGACCGCCTTCGAGGGCACCGGACACGCCGAGCCCCGGCTCTCCGCAGGCGAGGTGAAGGCGAAGGTCGACGAGCTCTACCGCGAGGCGGAGGTCGCCACCGAGAAGTACAACGGCGCCAAGGAGAAGGCCGACCGGGCCGAGGAGTCGCTGCGGGACCTGCGCGACGAGGCCGCCCGCAAGACGGAGCGGCTCAACTCGGCGCGCCAGGGCCTGGGCTCCCTGGCCACCGCCCAGTACCGCTCCGGAGCCATGGACCCGTCCGTCCAGCTCGCGCTCTCCGCCGAGCCGGACGCCTTCCTCGACCGGGCCGCCCGCGCCGACCACGCGGGGCGCCGTCAGGCCGCCGAGGTCGCCGACGTACGACGGCAGGTCCGGGAGCTCGACCAGCTCCGCACCGAGGCCGACGACACCCTCGGCGACCTCAAGTCCCGCCAGGCGGACCTGAAGAAGCACAAGAAGACCGTGACCGGAAAGCTCGGCGAGGCCAAGCGGCTGCTCGCCCGGCTGACTGCCGACGAACGGGCCCGTCTGGCCGCCGCCGAGCGCGGCGAGGAGGCAGCGGACGCCGACGGCGCCGCGGGCTCCGACCGGGCCTCCCGGGCCGACACGCGCGGCACGGCCCCGACCGGTGCCGCGAAGGCCCCCAACGCCCGCGCCGCACGCGCCGTCTCGTACGCCTACAAGGCGCTCGGCAGCCCCTACGTGTGGGGCGCGACGGGCCCGAACGCCTTCGACTGCTCCGGCCTCACCCAAGCCGCCTACCGTGCCGCGGGCGTCTCGCTGCCGCGCACGACCTACGCCCAGATCGACGCGGGCCGCCGTGTCGGGCGCTCCGAACTCCAGCCGGGCGACCTGGTGTTCTTCTACTCCGGCATCAGCCACGTCGGCCTCTACGTGGGCGACGGCCAGATGATCCACGCGCCCAACCCCAGCGCCCCGGTCCGCCTGGCTCCCATCGACCAGATGCCGTTCGCGGGGGCCGCGCGGGTGGCGTGA
- a CDS encoding LuxR C-terminal-related transcriptional regulator, with amino-acid sequence MSDATEASGPVDPAAGAAEAGAPAARRVKVVLVDDHRMFRTGVQAEIGQTERTGVEVVGEAADVDQAVAVITATRPEVVLLDVHLPGGGGVEVLRRCAPLMADAESPVRFLALSVSDAAEDVIGVIRGGARGYVTKTITGTDLVDSVFRVQEGDAVFSPRLAGFVLDAFASTDAAPVDEDLDRLTQREREVLRLIARGYAYKEIAKQLYISVKTVESHVSAVLRKLQLSNRHELTRWATARRLV; translated from the coding sequence ATGAGCGACGCGACCGAAGCGAGCGGGCCCGTGGATCCGGCCGCCGGGGCAGCGGAGGCAGGGGCACCCGCCGCGCGGCGGGTGAAGGTCGTCCTGGTCGACGACCACCGGATGTTCCGCACGGGAGTGCAGGCGGAGATCGGCCAGACCGAGCGCACGGGCGTCGAGGTCGTCGGCGAGGCCGCGGACGTCGACCAGGCGGTCGCGGTGATCACGGCGACCCGGCCCGAGGTGGTGCTCCTCGACGTGCACCTGCCGGGCGGCGGCGGGGTGGAAGTCCTGCGCCGCTGCGCGCCGTTGATGGCGGACGCGGAGAGCCCGGTGCGGTTCCTCGCGCTGTCCGTCTCGGACGCCGCCGAGGACGTCATCGGCGTCATCCGGGGCGGCGCCCGGGGCTATGTCACCAAGACCATCACCGGCACCGACCTGGTCGACTCCGTCTTCCGGGTGCAGGAGGGCGACGCGGTGTTCTCGCCGCGCCTCGCCGGTTTCGTCCTGGACGCCTTCGCGTCGACGGACGCGGCGCCGGTCGACGAGGACCTGGACCGCCTCACCCAGCGCGAGCGGGAGGTGCTCCGCCTCATCGCGCGCGGGTACGCGTACAAGGAGATCGCCAAGCAGCTGTACATCTCCGTGAAGACGGTCGAGTCGCATGTGTCGGCGGTCCTCAGGAAGCTCCAGCTGTCGAACCGGCACGAGCTGACGCGCTGGGCGACGGCCCGACGGCTGGTCTGA
- a CDS encoding PspC domain-containing protein codes for MTDQQPAPGPRAPSRDHPSAAAEEPGGPEVMRERKFRRDPRHRRLGGVCAGLGRHCDMDPVIFRIGLAVLAVTSGIGLVFYGFAWLLIPYEGEEENEARRLLTARVDGHALTAVLFALVGCGVFLTLIGNGGALTFAAVLGLLLAGAGYWSRQRGTPDPDPAAAQAVADAPPETKAPPVTGAPSWWRTPLGEEGTPKYFWGPEPIAMEYQPAPGHTSAWGAPPLDKEPRGRRGPRWIGGWVFLAALLTAGLGTGLTWEDQPLGTSLQTGFACALAVFGLGIAVSSFLGRTGAGSLLLAVITAALVATSAALPKNISTDWMRKDWTPATADDIRPQYELGTGVATLDLSRVDLRKDQTVRTWAEVGAGKLKVIVPRDAKVDLRVEVGVGDIQLPSDNSQDVDIAPDKHKRVTLDPPAGVRSEGTLDLRLEVGVGQAEVARAAS; via the coding sequence ATGACAGATCAGCAGCCCGCGCCGGGCCCACGGGCCCCGTCGCGCGATCATCCGTCCGCGGCGGCCGAGGAGCCGGGCGGTCCGGAGGTCATGCGCGAGCGGAAGTTCCGCCGCGACCCCCGGCACCGCAGGCTGGGCGGCGTGTGCGCGGGCCTCGGCCGGCACTGCGACATGGACCCGGTGATCTTCCGCATCGGCCTGGCCGTGCTCGCGGTCACGAGCGGCATCGGCCTGGTCTTCTACGGCTTCGCGTGGCTGCTCATTCCTTATGAGGGGGAGGAGGAGAACGAGGCGCGGCGCCTGCTGACCGCCCGCGTCGACGGCCACGCCCTCACCGCGGTCCTCTTCGCCCTCGTCGGCTGCGGTGTGTTCCTGACCCTGATCGGCAATGGCGGAGCGCTGACCTTCGCGGCCGTCCTCGGCCTCCTCCTCGCGGGCGCGGGGTACTGGTCGCGGCAGCGCGGCACCCCCGACCCCGACCCGGCAGCCGCGCAGGCCGTCGCGGACGCCCCGCCGGAGACGAAGGCGCCGCCCGTCACCGGGGCCCCGTCCTGGTGGCGCACGCCCCTCGGCGAGGAGGGGACGCCGAAGTACTTCTGGGGCCCCGAGCCCATCGCGATGGAGTATCAGCCGGCCCCGGGGCACACCTCGGCATGGGGGGCGCCCCCCTTGGACAAGGAGCCGCGCGGGCGCCGCGGGCCGCGCTGGATCGGTGGCTGGGTGTTCCTGGCCGCCCTGCTCACGGCCGGCCTCGGCACGGGCCTGACTTGGGAGGACCAGCCGCTCGGCACCAGCTTGCAGACGGGCTTCGCCTGCGCGCTCGCCGTCTTCGGCCTGGGCATCGCGGTCAGCTCGTTCCTGGGGCGCACGGGCGCGGGCTCCCTCCTGCTCGCGGTGATCACCGCCGCCCTGGTCGCCACCTCCGCGGCCCTGCCGAAGAACATCTCGACGGACTGGATGCGCAAGGACTGGACCCCCGCCACAGCCGACGACATCCGCCCGCAGTACGAACTGGGGACGGGCGTCGCCACCCTGGACCTGAGCCGGGTCGACCTCCGCAAGGACCAGACGGTGCGCACCTGGGCGGAGGTCGGCGCCGGGAAGCTGAAGGTGATCGTGCCCAGGGACGCCAAGGTGGACCTGAGGGTCGAGGTGGGTGTCGGGGACATCCAGCTGCCGAGCGACAACAGCCAGGACGTGGACATCGCCCCCGACAAGCACAAGAGGGTGACGTTGGACCCGCCCGCGGGCGTCAGGAGTGAGGGCACGCTTGACCTGCGGCTCGAGGTCGGCGTCGGACAGGCGGAGGTGGCACGTGCTGCGTCATGA
- the pcrA gene encoding DNA helicase PcrA, producing the protein MSSLFDDSFLADLKPSQGAEEEPPPPEDSAPEPIPDDLFDGKFDAPAPRDGYYRDGAPRPALDPATLLDGLNENQRAAVVHAGSPLLIVAGAGSGKTRVLTHRIAYLLAERGVHPGQILAITFTNKAAGEMKERVEQLVGPRAGAMWVSTFHSACVRILRREYKKLGFTSSFSIYDAADSKRLMALVCRDLDLDPKKFPPKSFSAKISNLKNELIDEEDFAAQAADGFEKTLAQAYAMYQSRLREANALDFDDLIMTTVHLLRAFPDVAEHYRRRFRHVMVDEYQDTNHAQYALVRELVGPSPQEGEDGEAPGELCVVGDADQSIYAFRGATIRNILQFEEDYSDATTILLEQNYRSTQTILSAANAVIERNESRRPKNLWTNAGAGAGITGYVADTEHDEAQFVADEIDRLTDAGDAKAGDVAIFYRTNAQSRVFEEIFIRVGLPYKVVGGVRFYERKEVRDVLAYLRVLANPEDGVPMRRILNVPKRGIGDRAEAMIDVLAQREKISFPQALRRVDEAYGMAARSVNAVKRFNTLMEELRTVVESGAGPAVVLEAVLERTGYLAELQSSTDPQDETRIENLQELAAVALEFEQERQEGEAGSLSDFLERVALVADSDQIPDEEDDGSGVITLMTLHTAKGLEFPVVFLTGMEDGVFPHMRALGQTKELEEERRLAYVGITRARERLYLTRSSVRSAWGQPSYNPPSRFLEEIPATHLEWKRTGSVGAPASSGPAGGVASSLSSSRSRAGGAQGFATRRATEKPVVSLAVGDRVTHDQFGLGTVVGVKGTGANAEATVDFGAEKPKRLLLRYAPVEKL; encoded by the coding sequence ATGAGCAGCCTCTTTGACGACAGCTTCCTGGCGGACCTCAAGCCCTCGCAGGGCGCTGAGGAAGAGCCGCCGCCGCCCGAGGACAGCGCTCCGGAGCCGATTCCGGACGATCTGTTCGACGGGAAGTTCGACGCGCCCGCACCCCGGGACGGGTACTACCGGGACGGTGCCCCGCGCCCGGCCCTCGATCCGGCGACCCTCCTCGACGGGCTGAACGAAAACCAGCGCGCGGCCGTCGTGCACGCGGGTTCCCCCCTGCTTATCGTCGCGGGCGCGGGCTCCGGCAAGACCCGCGTGCTCACCCACCGCATCGCGTACCTGCTCGCCGAGCGCGGGGTGCACCCCGGCCAGATCCTCGCGATCACGTTCACGAACAAGGCCGCGGGCGAGATGAAGGAGCGCGTCGAGCAGCTCGTCGGCCCGCGCGCGGGCGCGATGTGGGTGTCGACGTTCCACAGCGCGTGCGTGCGCATCCTGCGCCGCGAGTACAAGAAGCTGGGCTTCACGTCCTCGTTCTCGATCTACGACGCCGCGGACTCCAAGCGTCTGATGGCCCTGGTCTGCCGGGACCTGGACCTGGACCCGAAGAAGTTCCCGCCCAAGTCCTTCAGCGCCAAGATCTCGAACCTGAAGAACGAGCTGATCGACGAGGAGGACTTCGCCGCCCAGGCCGCCGACGGCTTCGAGAAAACCCTCGCCCAGGCGTACGCGATGTACCAGTCGCGGCTCCGCGAGGCCAACGCCCTCGACTTCGACGACCTGATCATGACGACGGTGCACCTCCTGCGCGCCTTCCCGGACGTCGCCGAGCACTACCGCCGCCGCTTCCGGCACGTCATGGTCGACGAGTACCAGGACACGAACCACGCGCAGTACGCCCTCGTGCGCGAGCTGGTCGGCCCCTCCCCGCAGGAGGGCGAGGACGGCGAGGCGCCCGGCGAGCTGTGCGTGGTCGGTGACGCCGACCAGTCCATCTACGCCTTCCGCGGCGCCACGATCCGCAACATCCTCCAGTTCGAGGAGGACTACTCGGACGCCACGACGATCCTCCTGGAGCAGAACTACCGCTCCACGCAGACGATCCTCAGCGCGGCCAACGCGGTCATCGAGCGCAACGAGAGCCGCCGCCCCAAGAACCTGTGGACGAACGCGGGCGCGGGCGCCGGCATCACCGGATACGTCGCCGACACCGAGCACGACGAGGCGCAGTTCGTCGCCGACGAGATCGACCGCCTCACGGACGCGGGCGACGCCAAGGCCGGCGACGTGGCGATCTTCTACCGGACGAACGCGCAGTCGCGTGTCTTCGAAGAGATCTTCATCCGCGTGGGACTGCCCTACAAGGTCGTCGGTGGCGTCCGCTTCTACGAGCGCAAGGAAGTCCGCGACGTCCTGGCCTATCTCCGGGTCCTCGCCAACCCGGAGGACGGCGTACCGATGCGCCGCATTCTGAACGTGCCGAAGCGCGGGATCGGTGACCGTGCCGAAGCCATGATCGACGTGCTCGCGCAGCGCGAGAAGATCTCCTTCCCCCAGGCGCTGCGGCGCGTGGACGAGGCGTACGGCATGGCGGCCCGCTCGGTGAACGCCGTCAAGCGGTTCAACACGCTCATGGAGGAGCTGCGCACCGTCGTCGAGTCGGGCGCGGGCCCCGCGGTCGTCCTGGAGGCCGTGCTCGAACGGACCGGATATCTGGCCGAGTTGCAGTCCTCCACGGACCCGCAGGACGAGACGCGCATCGAGAACCTCCAGGAACTGGCCGCCGTGGCCCTGGAGTTCGAGCAGGAGCGCCAGGAGGGCGAGGCCGGATCGCTGTCCGACTTCCTGGAGCGGGTGGCGCTCGTCGCCGACTCCGACCAGATCCCGGACGAGGAGGACGACGGCTCGGGCGTCATCACGCTCATGACGCTGCACACCGCCAAGGGCCTCGAATTCCCGGTCGTGTTCCTGACGGGCATGGAGGACGGCGTGTTCCCGCACATGCGCGCCCTCGGCCAGACCAAGGAGCTGGAGGAGGAGCGCCGCCTCGCATACGTCGGCATCACGCGCGCGCGGGAGCGGCTCTACCTCACGCGGTCCTCGGTGCGCAGCGCCTGGGGCCAGCCGTCGTACAACCCGCCGTCGCGCTTCCTGGAGGAGATCCCGGCGACCCATCTGGAGTGGAAGCGCACGGGTTCCGTCGGCGCGCCCGCCTCGTCGGGGCCCGCCGGGGGAGTGGCGTCCTCGCTGTCGTCGTCGCGTTCGCGCGCGGGGGGCGCGCAGGGCTTTGCCACGCGCCGGGCGACGGAGAAGCCGGTGGTGTCGCTCGCCGTGGGCGACCGCGTCACGCACGACCAGTTCGGCCTCGGCACGGTGGTCGGCGTGAAGGGCACGGGGGCGAACGCGGAGGCGACGGTGGACTTCGGCGCGGAGAAGCCGAAGCGGCTGCTGCTGCGGTACGCGCCGGTGGAGAAGCTCTGA